A portion of the Lolium rigidum isolate FL_2022 chromosome 1, APGP_CSIRO_Lrig_0.1, whole genome shotgun sequence genome contains these proteins:
- the LOC124678524 gene encoding zinc finger protein CONSTANS-LIKE 9-like, translated as MGALCDYCGEHRSMVYCRSDSAALCLSCDRNVHSANALSRRHSRTLLCDRCSAQPAMVRCLEENASLCQNCDWNGHSAGSCAAGHKRQNINCYSGCPSSAELSRVWSFILDIPDVAPEPNCEQIISMMSISESVVSNGDNAQGDNSLLDMASAALTNDLNNEDKQKSVMGSSSEAGPDLLPLANDQVAVSVDSTTAKYTPDKHMFSNKDSIYEDFSMDDIDLSYENYEELFGNSHIQTEELFDDAGIDSYFEMKEVHAGSTDEKPKPTMPAVSADSGMSNPGVKDDSSLCIPVRQAISYSGFTGESIPAEYQDCGVSPMLLMGEPPWLPPGPDCSFAGIRDSAITRYKEKKKRRKFDHKIRYESRKARADVRKRVKGRFVKAGEAYDYDPLDTRSY; from the exons ATGGGCGCTCTCTGCGATTACTGCGGGGAGCATAGGTCCATGGTTTACTGCCGATCGGATTCTGCAGCTCTCTGCTTGTCATGCGACCGCAACGTGCATTCAGCCAACGCTCTTTCTCGGCGCCATTCAAGAACCCTTCTATGTGACCGGTGTTCTGCACAACCTGCCATGGTCCGCTGCCTAGAAGAGAACGCCTCGCTTTGCCAAAATTGCGACTGGAATGGGCATAGTGCTGGATCGTGCGCTGCTGGCCACAAGAGACAGAATATAAATTGCTATTCGGGATGCCCATCATCTGCAGAGCTTTCGAGAGTCTGGTCATTCATTTTGGATATTCCTGATGTAGCTCCCGAGCCAAACTGTGAGCAAATAATAAGCATGATGAGCATCAGTGAAAGTGTTGTCAGTAACGGAGACAATGCTCAAGGGGACAACAGCTTGTTGGATATGGCTAGCGCAGCACTTACGAATGATCTTAATAATGAAGACAAGCAAAAGTCTGTGATGGGCTCATCTTCTGAAGCTGGCCCGGACCTTCTTCCACTTGCTAATGATCAGGTAGCCGTATCTGTGGATTCGACGACAGCTAAG TATACACCAGACAAACATATGTTCAGCAACAAGGACAGCATATATGAAGATTTCTCAATGGATGATATTGACCTGAGTTACGAAAATTATGAAGAACTATTTGGTAACTCTCATATTCAGACTGAAGAACTCTTTGATGATGCTGGGATTGACAGTTACTTTGAAATGAAGGAAGTGCATGCAGGGAGTACAGATGAG AAGCCCAAGCCGACAATGCCAGCTGTATCTGCTGACTCTGGAATGTCAAATCCGGGAGTAAAAGATGATTCCAGTCTTTGCATCCCTGTTAGGCAAGCTATTTCCTATTCTGGTTTTACTGGTGAGAGCATTCCTGCAGAATACCAGGATTGTGGGGTATCACCAATGCTCCTTATGGGCGAGCCTCCTTGGCTTCCTCCTGGCCCTGACTGCTCATTTGCCGGAATTAGAGATAGTGCGATTACACGGtacaaggagaagaagaagagaagaaa ATTTGACCACAAGATCAGATACGAGTCTCGCAAGGCCAGGGCGGATGTGAGAAAAAGAGTGAAGGGGCGGTTCGTTAAGGCTGGTGAAGCATATGACTATGATCCGCTCGACACAAGGAGCTACTGA